One Aquarana catesbeiana isolate 2022-GZ linkage group LG06, ASM4218655v1, whole genome shotgun sequence genomic region harbors:
- the LOC141148668 gene encoding TOM1-like protein 2, with product MDDLEEWLGTDVKGDELEEGVTSEVPLTEEGAAGDRHEEFDKFLEERAKAAERVPDLPSPPSTEPAVVGNPANRKKQERVDDTLFAL from the exons ATGGATGACCTAGAGGAATGGCTCGGTACAGATGTG aagggGGATGAGCTGGAGGAAGGAGTGACAAGTGAAG TGCCGTTGACAGAGGAAGGAGCAGCGGGAGATCGCCATGAAG aatttgATAAGTTCCTAGAAGAGCGAGCCAAGGCAGCCGAAAGGGTACCGGATCTCCCATCTCCACCCAGCACAGAGCCCGCCGTGGTGGGCAACCCGGCCAACCGAAAGAAACAGGAACGGGTCGACGATACGCTATTCGCATTGTAA